GCTAATGCTTTTTTTGCTGAATCAGCAAGTGTGTTAAATGATGCGATATCATTAACTGCTAAGTCTGCAAGCATTTTACGGTTAATATCAATACCAGCTAATTTTAAGCCGTGCATTAATTTGCTGTAAGAAAGATCTTGCATACGAGCTGCCGCATTGATACGTGCGATCCATAATCTACGGAAATCACGTTTCTTTTGACGACGATCTCTATAAGCATATTGGTAAGATTTCATTACCGCTTGGTTAGCTACTTTGAATAATAAATGTTTAGAGCCATAATACCCTTTGGCTAATTTAACTATCTTTTTACGACGTTTGCGTGTTACTGTTCCGCCTTTTACGCGTGGCATATTGTCTACCTCCTAGAATTTACAAAAATGTTGTTTCTCTTATTTCATTTTAGCGACCATTTGACGAATACGTTTGAAGTCGCCAGCTGATACCATTGCTGATTTACGCAATTTACGTTTTTGTTTTTGGGATTTGTTAGCGAACATATGGCTAGTGAAGCCGTGTCTGCGTTTTAATTTTCCAGATCCTGTTCTCTTGAAACGTTTAGCGGAACCGCGGTGGGTTTTCATTTTTGGCATGAATTTTTCCTCCTCAAAACTTTACTTTTCATGAAGTGGTGCTAGGACTAAGAACATCGAACGTCCGTCCATTTTTGGTCTTTGCTCAATTGTACAAAGGTCTTCGCACGCTTTTGCAAAACGGTCAAGCACCTTCTGACCGATTTCTTTGTGTGTAATGGCACGACCTTTAAAACGGATAGAGCATTTTACTTTATCGCCTTTTTCAAGGAATTTACGTGCATTACGTAGCTTCGTATCGAAGTCATGTTCGTCAATCGTTGGACTTAAACGAACTTCTTTCATCACGATGACTTTTTGGTTCTTACGGGCTTCTTTATCTTTCTTCTGTTGTTCAAAACGGAATTTACCGTAGTCCATGATACGAGCTACTGGCGGTTTCGCTGTTGGAGCAACAAGCACTAGATCAAGATTAGCCTTTTCAGCAATTTGAAGCGCATCGATTTTACTCTTCACGCCTAATTGTTCACCGTCTTGGTCGATCAATCTTACTTCACGTGCACGAATCCCATCGTTTACCAACATGTCTTTGCTAATGGTGAGCCACCTCCACTTAATTTTGTTACAACAAGATAGAAAATAGCTGTTCAAATCTGCGGCCTGCTAACTCGTTCGTTCAGAGGCCATAAAAAAACGGGCTGCTTTTCAGCAATCCCGCACATTCAAAATCGCGTAAGCTACGCGACGAAAGTTTGAATTTTTTGCCTGAAAACGTTCGTGTTAACGAGGCGAGAAGCGGGTTGCTTCTTCTTTCTTGTTTAATAACCTTACTTACTATATCATATGGGGTTTTTAGTGTCAAGGTGAATTAGTTATTTTTATTTCTTCCCATACTAGGATAGGTTATTGACATAGATTTAAGATTATTATAGACTTAATATGCAAACAAATATTTCTTACAATAATTCGCTATAACGCAACAACTTCATTTTTTGAGGCTGTTTTTCTTTTGTCTTCTTTAAAATGAAACTTTAATTGTAAACCTTTTCAACTTTAATTATGTGTGGTATAAACGCATCAGCGATTATATAGAAATAACCAAAAAGGGAGATAGAGAAATGGAAAAAGGGAAACAAAAGAAACCACTTTATAAAAAATGGTGGTTCTGGTTAATCGTCGTAATCGCCGTGGGAGCAATTGGTTCCGCTTTAGGTGGTAACGATACTGCAGCAGATGATACGAAGAACACTGAAAAAGTGGAAACTAAAAAAGTAGACAAAGCTGATGATGAGGCAAAGAAAAAAGAAGAGAAAGCTGCTGAAGAGAAAAAAGCAGAAGAAAAGAAAAAAGAAGAAAGCGTTCCATCTGAATATAAATCAGCTCTAAAAAAAGCGGAACAATATTCTTCTATGATGAAGATGTCGAAAGCTGGTATTTATGATCAATTAACATCCGAAGCTGGTGAAAAATTCTCCGCTGAAGCAGGAAAATATGCAATTGATAATTTAAAAGCAGATTATAATGCCAATGCCTTAGCAAAAGCAGAAGATTATCAAAAAACGATGGCAATGGCTCCAGAAGCTATCCGTGATCAATTAACATCTTCTGCCGGTGAAAAATTCACTGCTGAAGAAGCAGATTATGCGATTCAAAACTTAAGTAAATAATCTCTTTTTGGGATTTAAAAAGCTATTCTCTATTTTAGAGCGTAGCTTTTTTATTATTTCCTTATTTGTGATTTCAAAAGGACTCCCTTCCATGCGGGGAGCCGCGGAGTTGATTGAGAAAGCGTATGAGCTATATTTTTATAGCTGGCTTTTCATCTAAAAACCGTATATTCTTATATGTTTATCTACCTGGCTAATACAATCTAACATATTGAAAAGAATAATTTCAATCAGTCTTTCAAAAAAGACCTCGACAATCACATCGAAGTCTTTTTAATTATATACTCTAATTATATTCTTTCAAAACATCTTCATAAACTTCCTGATAAATTTCTTCTATAACAACCGTTTCTTCTGTGGGGTCCCCGCCATCTAAAAATAATTCTTCTTTAGGTAGCTCTTCCACTGGAAACTTACTTATAATTGCATTCGATAGTATGTAGTTATCGCCATCTGGATTTTTTTCTAAGAAAAGTGTATACGCTTCACCTTTTTCCATATTTTTATAACCATCAATAGTTAAATCATATTCTTCCCCATCGACAGTAACGTTTTCTACGCTATATTCTAACACTTTAATGGTCATATTCTCTTTCAATTTCCCAGTTGTATCTTTTTCGATAGAGTTTATTTGGACATCACTCATTGTGTAAAAATCTGTTGGAAATACATTTTCTTTCGTTTCCTTTGTCACTGTTACTTTTTCAGATTTTTTGGTTGCTTTAATGATAATTGGGGCATCTTTTTCAAGAGCATTCACATCTTCAGCAAGTTCTAGGTATTTCCCGTGACTAGAAACAACGCCATTACGTGATTCTATTGTTTCTGATCCGCTTTGTGATGTT
The sequence above is drawn from the Listeria monocytogenes genome and encodes:
- the infC gene encoding translation initiation factor IF-3; translation: MSKDMLVNDGIRAREVRLIDQDGEQLGVKSKIDALQIAEKANLDLVLVAPTAKPPVARIMDYGKFRFEQQKKDKEARKNQKVIVMKEVRLSPTIDEHDFDTKLRNARKFLEKGDKVKCSIRFKGRAITHKEIGQKVLDRFAKACEDLCTIEQRPKMDGRSMFLVLAPLHEK
- a CDS encoding Ltp family lipoprotein, which gives rise to MEKGKQKKPLYKKWWFWLIVVIAVGAIGSALGGNDTAADDTKNTEKVETKKVDKADDEAKKKEEKAAEEKKAEEKKKEESVPSEYKSALKKAEQYSSMMKMSKAGIYDQLTSEAGEKFSAEAGKYAIDNLKADYNANALAKAEDYQKTMAMAPEAIRDQLTSSAGEKFTAEEADYAIQNLSK
- the rpmI gene encoding 50S ribosomal protein L35, with the translated sequence MPKMKTHRGSAKRFKRTGSGKLKRRHGFTSHMFANKSQKQKRKLRKSAMVSAGDFKRIRQMVAKMK
- the rplT gene encoding 50S ribosomal protein L20, coding for MPRVKGGTVTRKRRKKIVKLAKGYYGSKHLLFKVANQAVMKSYQYAYRDRRQKKRDFRRLWIARINAAARMQDLSYSKLMHGLKLAGIDINRKMLADLAVNDIASFNTLADSAKKALAK